A window of the Schlesneria paludicola DSM 18645 genome harbors these coding sequences:
- a CDS encoding OprO/OprP family phosphate-selective porin, translating into MRGVSQILATIRRTDSWLHVFVACIVFGWTEFGNAEELSLPTAQRADPAEFAAQNANEAIDFVESMRVLERRIDLLMKQNEDLERHNNRLAAQFDDLSRRIEKPFDQKKLPQDSYFSLYSDSNPLADPESLPDSSNVVVPTNYLSSDLQQSRKAFSLTRNEVDLDVPHAAGGGSKASGGDPTSTGRAQEDGNRHVGKLALKPYYDFDSDGFRFTTEDNEFSFGVRGLVQLDGKAYSEPSPGFASSGFYTPRSRFYFEGQLTKPIQYEFSFQQTYDSVNLLDAYVNFNYDPAFQVRLGRYKTPFTYEWYRVHIWDLLAPERSLFATNFEGQRRFGAMGWGTLFENRVEYAVGSFNTQRNGYQPFNNLQDVMAFVNFKPFYNEDRSFALRDLQFGGSVNAGYENQPVAPAALRTNNAPSTSAVSDSGAVNFATLPFLAFNQGVTEHGGRALWELHTAWYHGGLTVLGAWQSGTESYSTAAGAPSRIPINGWFLQAGYIFTGETIRDRTLIDPLHPFDLRPGRLGFGAFEPTARYSELTLDRRVFSDGLADPSLWTNQAKLVDIGLNWYLNKFVKVYFDWEHAMFGSPVSSASGHPQQANDLFWIRTQIYF; encoded by the coding sequence ATGAGAGGCGTGTCACAAATTCTGGCGACGATTCGGCGAACCGATTCTTGGTTGCACGTATTCGTCGCCTGCATTGTTTTCGGCTGGACCGAGTTTGGGAACGCGGAAGAACTTTCGTTGCCAACCGCACAGCGAGCTGATCCTGCCGAATTTGCCGCTCAGAATGCGAATGAGGCTATCGACTTTGTCGAATCGATGCGCGTGCTGGAACGACGAATCGACTTGCTCATGAAGCAAAACGAAGACCTAGAACGCCACAACAATAGGCTCGCAGCGCAATTCGATGATCTTTCGCGTCGAATCGAAAAGCCTTTCGATCAGAAGAAGCTACCACAAGATTCGTACTTCTCCCTTTACTCAGACTCAAACCCACTCGCAGATCCTGAATCGCTCCCCGACTCATCCAACGTCGTCGTTCCCACAAATTACTTGTCGAGTGATCTGCAACAATCGAGGAAGGCCTTCAGTCTTACACGAAATGAAGTGGATCTTGATGTACCGCACGCTGCTGGTGGCGGCTCGAAAGCCTCTGGCGGAGATCCTACGTCCACTGGCCGGGCCCAGGAGGATGGAAATCGTCACGTCGGCAAACTGGCACTGAAACCCTATTATGACTTCGACAGTGATGGTTTCAGATTTACGACCGAAGACAATGAATTCAGTTTCGGTGTTCGTGGATTGGTGCAACTCGATGGAAAGGCCTATTCAGAGCCATCTCCAGGATTTGCGAGTAGTGGGTTCTACACGCCCCGGTCTCGGTTTTATTTTGAGGGACAGCTCACCAAGCCCATCCAGTATGAGTTCTCATTTCAGCAGACGTACGACAGCGTGAACCTGCTCGACGCCTACGTCAACTTCAATTATGACCCTGCATTTCAAGTCCGTCTGGGTCGATACAAGACGCCTTTTACTTATGAATGGTATCGCGTTCATATTTGGGACCTGCTTGCCCCCGAACGCTCGCTTTTTGCGACGAACTTCGAGGGCCAAAGACGTTTTGGTGCCATGGGTTGGGGGACGCTTTTCGAAAATCGGGTGGAGTACGCCGTCGGATCCTTCAACACGCAACGAAATGGATACCAACCTTTCAACAACCTCCAAGACGTGATGGCGTTCGTCAACTTCAAGCCGTTCTACAATGAAGATCGCAGCTTCGCACTTAGGGACCTTCAGTTCGGTGGCTCCGTCAATGCAGGCTATGAGAATCAGCCGGTTGCGCCGGCCGCGTTGCGAACGAATAACGCGCCCTCGACGAGCGCAGTGAGCGATAGCGGCGCAGTCAACTTTGCCACTTTACCATTTCTCGCATTCAACCAGGGTGTGACTGAGCATGGGGGGCGCGCACTCTGGGAACTCCATACAGCATGGTACCACGGAGGATTGACTGTGCTGGGAGCTTGGCAGTCTGGGACCGAAAGCTATTCCACCGCCGCGGGAGCACCAAGCCGCATCCCTATTAACGGATGGTTTCTTCAAGCAGGTTATATTTTTACCGGCGAGACGATCCGTGATCGCACCTTAATTGATCCACTCCATCCGTTTGATCTCCGACCAGGCCGCTTAGGATTTGGCGCGTTCGAACCGACAGCCCGTTATAGTGAACTGACGCTTGATCGCCGGGTCTTCAGCGATGGTTTGGCTGATCCGAGCCTTTGGACCAATCAAGCGAAATTGGTTGACATCGGTCTGAACTGGTATTTGAACAAGTTCGTAAAGGTCTATTTCGATTGGGAGCATGCCATGTTTGGTAGCCCTGTTTCGTCTGCCAGCGGTCATCCCCAACAAGCAAACGACTTGTTCTGGATTCGAACTCAAATTTACTTCTGA
- a CDS encoding SDR family NAD(P)-dependent oxidoreductase has translation MDLKLTNKLALVSGSTKGIGLAIATALAREGSRVVVNGRTEASVDDAVHEILKTVPTASIEGFAGDLSKSQSAEMLALKFPMVDILVNNLGIFESLPFEQITDDDWQRFFEVNVLSGIRLSRIYLPGMKNRGWGRIVFISSESSINTPVGMIHYGMTKTAQLAVSRGLAESCAGTAVTVNAVLPGPTHSAGVEEFVNQISGGQPFAEFEKEFFKTVRPTSLLKRFITTEEVASLVAYVCSPLASATNGAALRVDGGVVQACF, from the coding sequence ATGGACTTGAAACTAACGAATAAGCTTGCACTTGTCTCAGGTTCCACGAAGGGGATCGGTCTAGCGATTGCAACTGCCTTGGCGCGCGAAGGATCACGAGTTGTCGTCAACGGCCGCACAGAAGCGTCCGTTGACGACGCTGTCCATGAGATTCTTAAGACAGTACCGACGGCATCAATTGAGGGGTTCGCCGGCGACCTTTCAAAGTCACAGTCGGCCGAAATGCTCGCCTTGAAGTTCCCGATGGTGGATATCTTGGTGAACAATCTGGGGATTTTCGAATCGCTGCCATTCGAGCAAATTACCGACGACGACTGGCAGCGTTTCTTCGAGGTGAATGTTCTCAGCGGTATTCGTCTCAGCCGCATCTATCTGCCGGGCATGAAGAATCGCGGATGGGGCCGGATTGTTTTTATCAGCAGTGAGAGCTCGATTAATACTCCAGTCGGAATGATTCACTACGGTATGACCAAGACGGCACAGTTGGCGGTTTCTCGTGGATTGGCTGAGTCGTGTGCAGGGACAGCCGTTACAGTCAATGCGGTGTTGCCTGGGCCGACGCATTCGGCTGGGGTCGAGGAATTCGTAAATCAAATTAGCGGTGGTCAACCGTTCGCTGAATTTGAGAAGGAGTTTTTCAAGACAGTACGGCCGACATCGTTGCTGAAGCGTTTTATCACGACCGAGGAAGTTGCAAGTTTAGTGGCGTATGTGTGCAGCCCGCTGGCGTCCGCTACGAACGGCGCCGCATTAAGGGTCGATGGAGGAGTTGTTCAAGCCTGTTTCTGA
- a CDS encoding HlyD family secretion protein, producing MATFGYFVTPIVLFALSTVSTDDAYVNSHVTFVAPRVSGQVSKVLVDDNNRVRKGDLIVQLDREPYEVQLKIKQAAVDLAMAQLLVARNQVNGIVAQARSNRFKLDHAIEDVHNQIALLSANVATWESKKATLVRAQADLERNKPLVEKGVLTRQELDKYEEAFRVGEAAVKQALEQVYQVRVALGLPAQPADGSDLTIVPPDLDQTFSSVRQAVGDLLQSFAPLGVLPPSYSSTPKEIVAAFKTRDSEGNVDRIYSELVKTAPIIKQAEATLAQAERDLDQVKLNLRYCNVYAEIDGVVTRRNVNPGNNVQSGQALMAIRSLTEVWIDANFKETQLARLRIGQRVDLEVDMYGHRRKFNGRISGFTMGTGSTLSLLPAQNATGNFIKVVQRLPVRIEPVNYEPDQDPLFVGLSVTPMVYIHEPPTGPDAGKVLQPNFFSTNPTASSDTLFGDREPNDRSKSDPQPRETQP from the coding sequence TTGGCGACGTTCGGGTATTTCGTCACGCCAATCGTGCTATTTGCCTTGAGTACAGTTTCCACAGACGATGCTTACGTTAACAGCCATGTGACGTTCGTGGCGCCGCGTGTGTCGGGACAGGTTTCTAAGGTTTTGGTCGATGACAACAATCGCGTGAGGAAAGGTGATTTGATTGTGCAGCTCGATCGCGAGCCATATGAAGTGCAACTGAAGATCAAACAGGCAGCAGTTGACCTTGCCATGGCCCAACTATTGGTTGCACGAAACCAGGTCAATGGAATTGTCGCCCAAGCTCGAAGTAACCGATTTAAACTGGACCATGCGATCGAAGATGTCCACAACCAAATCGCCCTGTTGAGTGCGAATGTCGCCACATGGGAGAGTAAAAAGGCCACGCTCGTTCGTGCCCAGGCCGATCTTGAACGAAATAAGCCGTTGGTCGAAAAGGGAGTGCTGACACGTCAAGAACTTGACAAATATGAAGAAGCGTTCCGTGTCGGAGAGGCTGCCGTAAAACAAGCTCTTGAGCAAGTGTATCAGGTTCGAGTTGCGCTCGGATTGCCCGCACAGCCTGCTGACGGAAGTGATTTGACGATCGTTCCACCTGACCTTGATCAAACCTTCTCCTCCGTCCGCCAAGCTGTGGGTGACCTCTTACAGAGCTTCGCACCGCTGGGTGTTTTACCTCCCTCGTACAGTTCAACTCCTAAAGAAATTGTCGCGGCATTCAAAACTCGTGACAGTGAAGGGAACGTCGATCGAATCTATTCCGAACTCGTGAAAACTGCGCCGATCATCAAACAGGCTGAAGCGACGCTCGCCCAAGCCGAACGGGATCTCGATCAGGTTAAGCTGAACCTTCGCTATTGCAATGTTTACGCCGAAATTGATGGCGTTGTGACCCGCAGAAATGTCAATCCCGGGAACAACGTGCAATCCGGACAAGCGTTGATGGCGATCCGATCACTGACTGAGGTCTGGATCGATGCAAACTTCAAAGAGACCCAACTCGCAAGGCTACGAATCGGTCAGCGAGTCGATTTGGAGGTCGATATGTATGGTCACCGACGCAAGTTTAATGGACGAATTTCTGGGTTCACGATGGGAACCGGTTCGACGCTGTCTCTTTTGCCTGCACAGAATGCGACCGGAAATTTCATCAAGGTTGTTCAACGACTTCCTGTCAGAATCGAACCAGTTAATTATGAGCCCGATCAAGATCCTCTGTTCGTCGGTTTGTCCGTTACTCCTATGGTCTATATTCACGAACCTCCTACGGGTCCTGATGCTGGAAAGGTGCTTCAGCCGAATTTCTTTTCCACGAACCCTACGGCATCCTCTGATACATTGTTTGGTGACCGCGAGCCAAACGATCGTTCGAAATCTGATCCTCAGCCACGGGAGACGCAACCGTGA
- a CDS encoding PAS domain S-box protein — translation MYEIRRTRYLAYCVAVLAPVVSLLMRWPLWPILEDRLPHMTYFPGVAIAAYYGGLRPGLFATFLSSLAAVYFLLVTQSSHAMSYAHISVGFCLFVLIGTLLSVLSESLHRTRRRLLANERRWAEEALREAEERFRQMAANIQEIFWLFDTREDRVSYVSPGYEAVWGRSCQSLYEQPDSWNESIHPEDRKKAIECMEKCRHGVFSELEFRIMRPDNSVRWIRSRAFLIDKSSSDFRRFAGLAEDITDRKRAEEALRESEQRFRTFVNHASDAFFLHDEKHVVLDVNRQACESLGYSRDELIGMSPTDFDIHLTPSEIDEISRKLQDGRIFAFESRHRRKNETVFPVEIRGQAFWEGGRRFTVALVRDITERKRVEEALRESERRWRSLTEALPQLVWTATSDGACDYFSTQWTHHTGMRESQLLGWQWMEVLHPDDQAATRQCWLDSVAGRRTYDVEYRILGSDGEYRWFKTRGVPIRDSVGSIFKWFGTCTDITDAKLAEDELRVAKETAESANRAKGEFLANVSHEIRTPMNAILGLTELTLDTSLSDIQRQSLSTVKSAADNLLTIINDLLDFSKIEAGKLELFPSNFSLRTVLGDTLRALAVRAHKKGLELVCHIQDDVVDSLIGDPGRLRQVLLNLIGNAIKFTDEGEVVVSVETVSGVLPHCDVALEFSVRDTGIGIPFEKQETIFNAFEQEDASTTRKYGGTGLGLTIAARLVACMGGEILVESEIGSGSRFSFSARFKHQPLSSVPAPSASADLLYQLKVLIVDDNATNRSILGEWLRRWKMNPCTVSDGIAAIDILAEAFNAGQPFALVLLDLRMPEMDGLEVVTRIREIPGLSNVRVVLLSSEDRPGDIARTRDLGIKAQLLKPFQQSELLETIYRVMNGAIPQQPNQTDEPRIPTERAARPLSSRVAPLRILAAEDHDFNAQLLDQLLSGQGHDVHMATDGKQALAQAIHGEYDLMLLDIHMPELDGFQVIKAIREHEKNVGNHLPVIALTARSAKADRERCLASGMDDFLPKPFKAADLFAAIERVAGLHWTNERSSRHLLNMPVLLAACGDNDAILQRICAALKAGLPIHMKAIQDAIREGDAVRLRETAHKVCGMVGTFSTVAGEVASELEDHAEQGRLEGIEPLVDRLAFLAEELLKLTSDLSIAALHKS, via the coding sequence ATGTACGAAATACGACGCACCAGATATCTCGCCTACTGCGTGGCGGTGCTCGCTCCGGTCGTTTCACTCCTGATGCGTTGGCCTCTATGGCCAATCCTCGAGGATCGCCTTCCGCACATGACGTATTTTCCTGGCGTCGCCATCGCCGCGTACTACGGCGGTCTTCGGCCTGGACTGTTCGCGACCTTTCTCAGTTCATTGGCAGCGGTCTATTTTCTTCTGGTCACGCAGAGTTCCCATGCAATGTCTTACGCCCACATCAGCGTTGGATTTTGCTTGTTCGTCTTGATAGGCACACTGCTAAGCGTGCTCAGCGAGTCTCTGCATAGGACCAGACGCCGCCTTCTGGCCAATGAACGGCGTTGGGCCGAAGAGGCACTTCGTGAAGCCGAAGAACGCTTCCGCCAGATGGCGGCGAATATCCAAGAAATCTTCTGGCTTTTTGACACTCGCGAAGATCGAGTGAGCTACGTGAGCCCTGGCTACGAAGCCGTTTGGGGGCGGAGTTGTCAGAGTCTTTACGAGCAACCAGATTCGTGGAACGAAAGCATTCATCCCGAAGATCGCAAGAAGGCCATCGAATGCATGGAAAAGTGCAGACACGGTGTCTTCTCGGAATTAGAATTTCGCATCATGCGACCCGACAACTCGGTTCGCTGGATACGGAGTCGCGCATTCCTGATCGACAAATCATCCAGCGACTTTCGTCGTTTTGCCGGACTGGCTGAAGACATCACGGATCGCAAACGAGCCGAAGAAGCACTTCGCGAAAGTGAGCAACGATTTCGTACGTTTGTCAACCACGCCTCGGATGCGTTTTTCCTCCATGACGAAAAGCACGTGGTCTTAGACGTGAATCGTCAGGCTTGCGAAAGCTTGGGTTATTCGCGGGATGAGTTGATCGGAATGAGTCCAACCGATTTCGATATTCACTTGACCCCTTCCGAGATCGATGAGATCAGCCGCAAACTTCAAGATGGACGAATATTTGCCTTCGAATCGCGACATCGCCGAAAGAATGAGACCGTTTTCCCCGTGGAGATTAGAGGCCAGGCGTTTTGGGAAGGTGGCCGACGATTCACCGTCGCATTGGTGAGGGATATCACCGAACGAAAGCGAGTCGAAGAAGCGTTGCGAGAGAGTGAACGCCGTTGGCGTAGCCTGACCGAAGCGCTGCCACAATTGGTCTGGACCGCTACGTCGGATGGTGCCTGCGACTATTTCAGCACTCAGTGGACCCATCACACGGGAATGAGGGAAAGCCAGCTATTGGGCTGGCAATGGATGGAAGTGCTCCATCCCGACGATCAAGCTGCAACTCGGCAGTGCTGGTTAGACTCAGTCGCCGGGCGCAGGACTTATGACGTGGAGTACCGCATCCTCGGATCGGATGGCGAATATCGCTGGTTCAAAACGCGAGGCGTGCCGATTCGAGACAGTGTCGGGAGCATCTTCAAGTGGTTTGGTACCTGCACCGATATCACCGATGCCAAGCTGGCCGAAGACGAGTTGCGCGTGGCGAAGGAGACTGCGGAATCTGCGAACAGAGCGAAGGGCGAGTTCCTCGCCAATGTCAGCCACGAAATTCGCACACCAATGAACGCGATTCTTGGGCTGACCGAATTGACCCTCGACACCTCATTGAGTGATATCCAGCGACAATCGCTTAGTACTGTGAAATCCGCCGCCGACAATTTATTGACGATCATTAACGACTTGCTTGATTTCTCGAAGATCGAAGCCGGCAAGCTGGAGCTGTTTCCCTCAAACTTTTCACTCCGAACCGTGCTGGGTGATACGCTTCGCGCATTGGCGGTGCGAGCGCATAAGAAAGGACTTGAACTCGTTTGCCATATTCAGGATGACGTCGTTGACTCACTGATTGGCGATCCAGGCCGACTGCGACAGGTGTTGCTGAATCTCATCGGTAATGCGATTAAGTTTACCGATGAAGGAGAGGTGGTTGTGAGTGTCGAAACGGTGTCTGGCGTTCTGCCTCACTGCGACGTTGCGCTAGAGTTCTCTGTGCGAGACACCGGGATCGGTATCCCGTTTGAAAAGCAGGAGACAATTTTCAACGCGTTTGAACAAGAGGATGCTTCAACCACACGCAAGTATGGTGGAACTGGACTGGGGTTAACGATTGCCGCGAGGCTCGTCGCCTGCATGGGTGGAGAGATCCTCGTTGAAAGCGAGATTGGCTCGGGAAGTCGATTCAGTTTCTCCGCCCGCTTCAAGCATCAACCATTGTCATCCGTCCCAGCCCCTTCAGCATCAGCAGATCTGCTTTATCAACTAAAGGTCCTCATCGTCGACGACAATGCGACCAATCGCAGTATTTTGGGCGAATGGTTGCGTCGATGGAAGATGAATCCATGCACGGTAAGCGATGGGATTGCGGCAATCGACATCCTCGCTGAAGCGTTTAATGCAGGGCAGCCGTTTGCGCTTGTGCTGCTCGATCTGCGTATGCCAGAAATGGATGGTCTCGAGGTCGTGACTCGCATTCGTGAGATTCCTGGCTTGTCGAATGTCCGTGTTGTCCTTCTCAGTTCGGAAGATCGCCCCGGGGACATCGCGCGCACTCGTGATTTGGGAATTAAGGCTCAACTGCTTAAGCCATTTCAGCAGTCGGAATTGCTCGAAACGATCTATCGAGTCATGAATGGGGCAATCCCGCAGCAACCAAACCAGACTGACGAGCCACGAATACCGACTGAGAGAGCCGCCCGACCTCTTTCCTCTCGCGTGGCACCATTAAGGATTCTTGCGGCTGAAGACCACGACTTCAATGCACAGCTTTTGGACCAACTCCTTTCCGGCCAGGGCCACGACGTGCACATGGCAACGGATGGCAAACAGGCGCTCGCCCAGGCAATTCATGGCGAATATGACCTCATGCTTCTCGATATCCACATGCCAGAGTTAGATGGATTTCAAGTCATCAAGGCGATTCGTGAACACGAGAAAAACGTTGGAAACCATTTGCCAGTGATTGCCTTAACCGCACGTTCCGCGAAAGCAGATCGAGAAAGGTGCCTTGCCTCTGGTATGGATGATTTTCTGCCCAAGCCTTTTAAGGCTGCGGACCTATTTGCGGCGATTGAACGAGTCGCGGGCCTCCATTGGACGAACGAACGTTCTTCACGTCATCTACTGAACATGCCTGTGCTATTGGCGGCATGTGGAGATAACGACGCCATACTTCAACGGATTTGTGCGGCCTTAAAGGCCGGACTTCCAATTCATATGAAAGCAATTCAGGATGCCATCCGAGAGGGGGATGCAGTCCGGCTGCGCGAGACCGCTCACAAGGTTTGTGGGATGGTCGGGACATTCTCCACGGTGGCAGGAGAAGTTGCCTCTGAACTTGAAGATCACGCTGAGCAGGGTCGGCTCGAAGGTATTGAGCCACTCGTCGATCGGCTGGCATTTTTGGCTGAGGAACTCTTAAAACTGACGAGCGACCTTTCAATCGCAGCTCTTCATAAATCGTAA
- a CDS encoding sigma-54-dependent transcriptional regulator, translated as MATLLLIDDDPEIVAEQLRSTISGLGHRVEVARSGAEGLKKTANRPPDLIFLDLRLPDQSGLEVYQRVRQIDARIPVIFVTTAKGADAAIEAMKQGAYDYLFKPLDLHQLRHLIGEALEVSRRMREPAVVTETASDCDIEGAIVGNCTSMREVYKAIGRVAAQDVPVLITGESGTGKDAVARAIYQHGVRSRAPFLALNCAAIPENLLESELFGHEKGAFTGADRRRIGKFEQCNGGTIFLDEIGDMPLTLQPKILRVLQDQTFERVGGNETVRTDVRLIAATHRDLQVWSREGKFRSDLYYRLGVFAIDLPPLRDRGDDIEMLVRHFVKRFSRELSRDVRTVSPEAMSQLRDYGWPGNIRELQSLLKQALLRASGPVLLPGFLPEMLVGGSDSANPSSTPANDLNLESFIRERLHPDVTDLYDETHREVDRLLLKLALENSGGNQHQAARLLGIARQTLRLKLRELGMRVTQSVETEDGDQS; from the coding sequence ATGGCAACCCTTTTGCTGATTGATGATGATCCGGAAATCGTTGCTGAACAATTGCGATCGACGATCTCGGGTTTGGGCCATCGCGTCGAAGTCGCACGGAGCGGTGCGGAGGGTTTAAAAAAGACCGCCAACAGACCTCCCGACCTGATTTTCCTTGACCTGCGTCTGCCTGATCAATCCGGATTGGAAGTCTATCAACGGGTCCGCCAAATCGATGCGCGCATCCCCGTGATCTTCGTTACCACCGCAAAAGGAGCGGACGCGGCAATCGAAGCCATGAAGCAGGGCGCCTATGATTACCTTTTCAAACCTCTCGACCTGCATCAACTCCGCCACTTGATTGGCGAGGCGCTTGAAGTGTCCCGTCGAATGAGGGAGCCAGCGGTCGTGACAGAGACCGCCTCGGATTGTGATATCGAAGGTGCGATTGTCGGAAATTGCACGTCAATGAGGGAAGTCTACAAGGCCATCGGTCGTGTAGCTGCACAGGATGTGCCGGTGCTCATCACCGGAGAGAGCGGCACTGGCAAAGACGCTGTTGCGAGGGCCATCTATCAGCACGGGGTTCGTTCGCGAGCCCCATTTTTAGCACTGAATTGCGCTGCTATTCCCGAAAACCTTCTTGAAAGTGAATTGTTCGGGCACGAAAAAGGTGCCTTCACTGGTGCCGATCGTCGTCGTATCGGGAAATTCGAGCAATGCAACGGGGGAACGATTTTCCTTGACGAAATTGGCGATATGCCACTGACTCTGCAGCCCAAAATTCTTCGAGTGCTACAAGATCAGACGTTCGAACGAGTGGGAGGAAATGAAACTGTTCGGACAGATGTGCGACTCATCGCGGCGACTCACCGTGACCTGCAAGTATGGTCGCGGGAGGGTAAGTTTCGGTCCGACCTGTATTACCGCCTGGGGGTATTCGCAATCGACCTTCCCCCGTTACGTGATCGGGGCGATGACATTGAGATGCTCGTCCGACATTTTGTGAAACGATTCAGCCGGGAACTCAGTCGCGACGTACGTACGGTGTCGCCTGAGGCAATGAGTCAACTACGCGATTACGGATGGCCGGGGAATATTCGGGAGCTTCAAAGCTTGTTGAAACAGGCGCTCTTGCGTGCGAGTGGCCCGGTCTTACTGCCGGGGTTTTTGCCCGAAATGCTTGTGGGGGGGAGTGATTCCGCCAATCCCTCGTCGACTCCGGCGAACGATTTAAATCTGGAGTCCTTCATCCGCGAACGATTGCATCCTGATGTCACTGATTTATACGACGAGACACACCGCGAGGTTGATCGGTTGTTGCTGAAACTTGCGCTTGAAAATAGCGGGGGAAATCAACATCAGGCGGCACGTTTGCTCGGTATCGCCCGTCAAACCTTACGTTTGAAACTTCGCGAACTCGGGATGCGTGTCACGCAAAGTGTTGAAACTGAAGACGGCGATCAATCGTAA
- a CDS encoding transposase, translating into MPRDHRQFVEAFTREAVQMVLIQQLSFAEVPRRLDLRENMLRSWQDQ; encoded by the coding sequence ATGCCGAGAGACCATCGACAGTTTGTCGAAGCGTTTACGCGAGAAGCGGTTCAGATGGTCCTGATCCAGCAGCTTTCGTTTGCGGAAGTGCCACGCCGCCTTGATCTCCGTGAGAACATGCTGCGGAGCTGGCAAGATCAGTAA
- a CDS encoding DHA2 family efflux MFS transporter permease subunit produces the protein MSRSSPANASVATNGRPVNLWLVAFAVVVPTFMEVLDTTIANVALRYIAGGLSAAYVDAEWVITSYLAANAIVLPVSGWLATHLGRRNYFLGSIALFTIASGLCGMATSLEEIILFRVLQGLAGGGLQPCTQGVLLDTFPPEKQGSAMTLFGIAALIAPILGPPLGGWITDNYSWRWIFYINIPVGLFAFLMCYWLLDDPEYLKQERTELKKQPMRFDILGLSLLAVAMISWEIMLSKGQEWDWFGDPEWRVQALALSFGAALAGLIIRELRIADPVINFRPLGERNFATSSIIIFCAYGVLYGSTTSLPGLLQSLFGYDATSSGLVMSPSGFFSVATLPVIGILLSRGTDARWMILAGLAVMSVGSYWMSLMNLDISPFQVIWPRVVTIVGLSLIFAPLNVAAYMYTPRHLRGAAVGLFALIRNEGGSVGTSVAQTIEVRRVQFHTLRLNENLDPLNPAVTTFVEQAHSTFLGQTGDPALSQQMALQSLANLRDQQVLSLAYFDVFRVLAILAIILMIFVALMKRSVAEKGAHLAAD, from the coding sequence GTGAGTCGTTCGTCTCCTGCAAATGCCTCGGTCGCTACCAATGGTCGGCCCGTGAATCTCTGGCTCGTCGCATTCGCCGTCGTCGTGCCAACGTTCATGGAGGTTCTTGACACCACGATTGCCAATGTGGCTCTTCGGTACATCGCGGGTGGCTTGTCGGCCGCGTATGTGGATGCAGAATGGGTCATTACAAGCTATCTCGCCGCGAACGCGATTGTCCTGCCGGTCTCTGGATGGCTTGCGACTCATTTAGGTCGCCGGAACTACTTCTTAGGATCGATCGCATTATTCACAATTGCGTCTGGCCTTTGCGGGATGGCCACCAGTCTTGAAGAAATCATTCTCTTCCGCGTCCTGCAGGGGCTTGCCGGTGGGGGACTTCAGCCATGTACACAAGGGGTGTTGCTCGACACCTTTCCACCCGAGAAGCAAGGCTCGGCGATGACACTGTTCGGAATCGCCGCTCTCATCGCTCCGATCTTGGGACCACCGCTCGGTGGCTGGATCACGGACAATTATTCTTGGCGATGGATTTTCTACATCAATATTCCTGTAGGCTTATTTGCATTTCTAATGTGTTACTGGTTGCTTGACGATCCAGAATATCTGAAACAGGAACGGACCGAGTTGAAAAAGCAGCCCATGCGATTCGACATCCTCGGTCTCAGTCTGCTGGCAGTCGCAATGATCAGTTGGGAGATTATGCTCTCTAAAGGTCAGGAATGGGATTGGTTCGGTGATCCTGAGTGGCGCGTGCAGGCACTTGCCCTTTCATTTGGAGCGGCGTTGGCAGGATTGATTATCAGAGAATTGCGAATCGCTGATCCGGTGATTAATTTCCGACCGTTAGGGGAGAGAAACTTTGCGACGTCGAGCATCATCATTTTTTGCGCTTACGGCGTTCTCTATGGCTCAACGACATCACTTCCCGGTTTATTGCAGTCGCTGTTCGGATACGATGCCACGAGTTCAGGGCTGGTGATGTCTCCGTCCGGATTTTTCTCGGTTGCGACTTTACCTGTGATCGGAATTTTGCTTAGTCGTGGAACAGACGCGCGCTGGATGATCCTCGCTGGCCTCGCAGTCATGTCTGTGGGTAGCTACTGGATGTCCCTGATGAATCTCGATATCAGTCCGTTCCAGGTCATCTGGCCGCGTGTGGTAACGATCGTCGGACTCTCGCTCATTTTTGCTCCGCTGAACGTGGCGGCTTACATGTATACCCCTAGACACCTACGCGGAGCGGCAGTCGGCTTGTTCGCACTGATTCGAAATGAGGGCGGAAGCGTCGGAACCAGTGTGGCACAGACAATTGAAGTGCGACGAGTTCAGTTCCATACATTGCGGCTTAACGAAAACTTGGACCCACTGAATCCGGCCGTGACGACATTTGTCGAACAAGCACACTCAACGTTCTTGGGGCAAACAGGTGATCCCGCCCTATCTCAGCAGATGGCCCTTCAATCATTGGCAAATCTGCGAGACCAACAGGTATTGTCCCTGGCTTACTTCGATGTGTTTCGTGTATTGGCAATTCTTGCCATCATCTTGATGATTTTCGTCGCGCTCATGAAACGTTCCGTCGCAGAAAAAGGGGCTCATCTCGCTGCCGATTGA